A genomic region of Christiangramia sp. OXR-203 contains the following coding sequences:
- a CDS encoding FtsX-like permease family protein translates to MIKNYFIIAWRSLWKEKTYTFLNLFGLSVAFGVAILLTVYALFELSYNKFHENADTIYQVYRTEYTPKGPQPGIAQPLPFAKALQDEVPGVKSITRFNGGSVLASIGENQVHLQSAFVDPEFFSIFTFPIIKGDQNPVSGKSEIALSEKAAKTLFGTKEALGKLVNIFIDEKEVPFTVTTIMEDVPVESNISFDIALNFQSQPYHAYERNVGSWDNSNHEVYLQLEKGISPHQFENATQDFTNLHYQNDITNAKRDGAKPNQDGQYIQQRLLSVKDLNFVKIENGMAVPSRIYPYLILSIAFLILFIASVNFINMNIAKSSRRLREIGMRKTLGANKSQLFFQFWGESILIFLSALIIGLFVSNLLLKPFQTLFNTKATFSDIVSLTNIIGFIVTLVIITLIAGGYPALLLSKIGTLKALKGKIQVNGGNRLRNALIVVQFSIAILLISGTLVLWNQLEFMRNKDLGFNKEQVIAFPLNGKREDFQAMQLLRNELQNKPEVISVSASNNILGIGKDRSTTTSVTGFEHKGRVVKTNILIVDKDYSKTVDLEIMQGRSFDNARASDSLSVLINEAMAKELDEKEPLTARLGIMEDRQYSVIGIIKDFNFQSLDKEVEPLTIFLNPNWNLRYAYVKVSPNNLSDSFNEVKTAWNIIEPNAEFLGSFLDENIDRTLEKERNMTTMITAGSIIAIILSCVGLFAISLLVVSQRRKEIGIRKVVGASVGKITVLLTTDFLKLVVVAFLIATPIAWYFSNEWLQNYPYRMNLSLWIFAAAGIIALIIAILTISFRTIRAAMQNPVKSLRTE, encoded by the coding sequence ATGATAAAAAATTATTTTATAATCGCATGGCGCAGTCTCTGGAAAGAGAAGACCTATACATTCCTGAATTTATTTGGCCTATCCGTTGCTTTCGGAGTAGCCATTCTTCTAACAGTATATGCACTTTTTGAACTTTCTTATAACAAATTCCACGAAAATGCGGATACTATTTATCAGGTTTATCGCACAGAGTATACCCCAAAGGGGCCACAGCCAGGAATCGCACAACCTCTACCCTTCGCAAAAGCATTGCAAGATGAAGTTCCGGGAGTTAAAAGTATAACTCGCTTTAATGGTGGCAGTGTTTTAGCTAGTATCGGTGAAAACCAGGTGCATTTACAATCTGCCTTTGTGGATCCTGAATTCTTTTCCATATTCACCTTTCCAATTATTAAAGGTGATCAAAATCCGGTTTCTGGAAAATCAGAGATTGCTCTTTCTGAAAAAGCTGCGAAAACACTTTTCGGAACAAAGGAAGCATTAGGTAAATTGGTCAATATTTTTATTGATGAAAAGGAAGTTCCTTTCACAGTAACTACAATAATGGAAGATGTTCCTGTAGAAAGTAATATCTCTTTCGATATCGCACTTAATTTTCAAAGTCAACCGTACCATGCTTATGAAAGAAATGTTGGAAGTTGGGATAATTCCAACCACGAAGTTTATCTGCAGCTGGAAAAAGGAATCTCTCCTCATCAATTCGAAAACGCTACCCAGGATTTTACAAATCTACATTACCAAAATGATATTACTAATGCCAAGAGAGATGGTGCAAAGCCTAACCAAGACGGTCAGTATATTCAGCAAAGACTCTTATCTGTAAAGGACCTAAATTTCGTAAAGATAGAAAACGGGATGGCTGTACCCAGTAGAATCTATCCATATCTGATCTTGTCGATAGCATTCTTAATCCTATTTATCGCTAGCGTTAATTTTATCAATATGAACATTGCTAAAAGTTCACGGCGTCTACGTGAAATAGGAATGCGTAAAACTCTCGGTGCTAATAAAAGTCAACTATTCTTTCAATTTTGGGGAGAAAGTATACTTATATTTCTGAGTGCACTGATAATTGGGTTGTTCGTATCCAATCTACTACTAAAGCCATTTCAGACTTTATTTAACACCAAAGCTACTTTTTCTGATATTGTTAGTTTGACGAATATTATCGGGTTTATAGTTACCCTAGTTATAATTACTTTAATCGCTGGCGGGTATCCTGCACTTCTCTTGAGTAAAATTGGCACTCTAAAAGCTTTAAAAGGAAAGATTCAGGTAAATGGAGGTAACAGGTTGCGAAATGCTCTTATAGTAGTCCAGTTTAGTATAGCAATTCTTCTTATTAGTGGGACGCTGGTGCTATGGAATCAGCTTGAGTTTATGAGAAACAAAGATCTAGGTTTCAATAAAGAACAGGTCATCGCTTTTCCACTAAACGGAAAACGAGAAGACTTTCAGGCTATGCAACTACTGCGAAATGAACTCCAGAATAAACCTGAAGTAATTAGTGTTTCAGCAAGTAATAATATCCTCGGAATAGGAAAGGACCGTTCTACTACCACCAGTGTAACAGGTTTTGAACATAAAGGACGTGTGGTAAAAACTAACATTTTAATAGTAGATAAAGATTATTCAAAAACTGTAGATCTGGAAATAATGCAGGGAAGAAGCTTTGATAATGCAAGAGCGTCAGACAGTCTCTCTGTGCTCATTAATGAAGCTATGGCCAAAGAGTTAGATGAAAAGGAGCCTTTGACGGCACGTCTTGGTATCATGGAAGACCGGCAGTATTCAGTAATTGGAATAATTAAAGACTTTAATTTCCAATCCTTGGATAAGGAAGTAGAACCACTTACTATTTTCTTAAATCCAAATTGGAATTTACGGTATGCATATGTAAAAGTATCGCCCAACAATTTATCAGATTCATTTAATGAAGTAAAAACTGCTTGGAATATAATTGAACCTAATGCTGAATTTCTAGGTTCCTTCTTAGATGAAAATATTGACCGTACCCTAGAGAAAGAGCGCAACATGACTACCATGATTACTGCTGGGTCTATAATCGCCATCATTCTTAGCTGTGTGGGACTTTTCGCTATATCGTTACTTGTTGTTTCCCAAAGAAGAAAAGAAATAGGTATTCGTAAAGTTGTAGGTGCTAGTGTTGGAAAAATCACTGTTTTGCTAACTACAGATTTCTTAAAACTAGTTGTCGTTGCTTTTTTGATTGCAACTCCAATTGCATGGTATTTTAGCAACGAGTGGCTTCAGAATTATCCCTACCGAATGAATTTGAGCCTATGGATCTTTGCTGCAGCTGGAATTATTGCACTCATTATCGCCATATTGACAATTAGTTTTAGAACTATTCGTGCGGCTATGCAGAACCCGGTTAAATCATTAAGAACTGAATAA
- a CDS encoding ABC transporter permease yields MIKNYLKIALRSLQKNKLQTIINLLGLTVGTVCCLSILVYVFAQFGYDQQFSDSSSIYRINTSIKEHNEGKLSAGTSPPIAFAMKEDFPEVSEATRVVYFGSGNAGLLRNPESGESFYENRGYLADSTFFKIFDYPFVEGTSKASLTAPNTVVLSESLSRKFFGDEGALNKTLILGSGDEEQRLVVTGVFREDFGNSHLRPNYILTMNSGGLGQHVRNVQNFATENFAMSYVKLKPGASPENLERKFSEFLQRHGAKDFAMVGFHKSLNLQNITDIHLYSKDISNQLSPVSDINFLYVLLLLALFIQLVACINFINLSTARAGKRAREIGVRKVIGADKSSLIKQFLGESLLLSLFASLISIPFTSMVLPFVNTITEGNISFTALFDWKILIALLLLGILTGLIAGIYPAFILSGIKPIKVLKSSVNLNLGNGDLRKALVVFQFVISIGLISSVIIITQQVKYSQKLDMGFSKENLIAMRLGTETVSRRFKAIKESFESISGIGNVAGSNYYPTEFIMGDMGMTLPGGSLKDRTLVHYHGVSPNYLETVKTKLLVGRGLNTNDGNQILVNQTTLDAFGIPLDKAVGSRLVDTNGDESDSYEIIGVTEDYRFGTLKDAIEPLLLYNETQPGWIILRTDTEDFETLLANLKRSWESINPNTPFIYNFVDKEVEKLYAEEKKLATISVVFTALAILISCLGLFGLVSFVAEQKKKEIGIRKVLGANVRNIVQLLTKDFIGLVLIAFLIASPLAYFLMSNWLEDFPNRISIEWYVFVIAGTVALLLTLLTVGSQAIKAAVSNPIKNMRTE; encoded by the coding sequence ATGATAAAGAATTATCTAAAAATAGCGTTGAGAAGTCTTCAGAAAAACAAATTGCAGACTATTATAAATCTACTGGGTTTGACAGTTGGAACTGTTTGCTGCCTAAGCATTCTGGTTTACGTTTTTGCTCAATTTGGATATGACCAACAATTTTCCGATTCCTCCTCTATTTACCGAATTAATACATCTATAAAAGAACATAATGAAGGTAAACTCTCTGCTGGAACTTCACCACCCATCGCATTCGCGATGAAAGAGGATTTTCCAGAGGTCTCCGAAGCTACCAGGGTGGTATATTTTGGCTCAGGCAATGCAGGTCTGCTTCGGAATCCTGAATCTGGTGAATCTTTTTATGAGAACCGGGGTTATTTAGCTGATTCTACATTCTTTAAAATTTTCGATTATCCGTTTGTGGAAGGCACATCTAAAGCTTCGCTTACCGCGCCAAATACGGTTGTACTTTCAGAATCATTATCCCGAAAATTTTTCGGAGATGAAGGAGCTTTAAATAAAACCCTCATATTAGGAAGTGGCGATGAGGAACAGCGACTGGTGGTAACCGGGGTATTTAGGGAAGATTTTGGTAATTCACATCTTCGACCAAATTATATTCTTACAATGAATTCTGGCGGACTCGGGCAGCACGTTAGAAATGTACAAAATTTCGCTACAGAAAATTTTGCCATGAGCTATGTGAAATTGAAGCCGGGAGCAAGTCCTGAAAATCTAGAGAGAAAATTTTCAGAATTCCTGCAAAGACATGGCGCAAAGGATTTTGCGATGGTTGGTTTTCATAAATCGCTCAATCTTCAGAATATTACTGATATTCATTTATACTCAAAAGATATAAGCAATCAGCTTAGCCCTGTTTCTGATATTAACTTTTTATACGTTCTACTTCTTCTGGCGCTATTTATTCAGCTAGTTGCCTGTATCAATTTTATTAATTTGAGTACAGCGCGTGCAGGTAAAAGGGCCCGAGAGATTGGGGTACGAAAGGTTATTGGAGCTGACAAAAGTTCCTTAATAAAGCAATTTTTAGGGGAATCGCTATTACTCTCGTTATTTGCATCCTTAATTAGTATCCCATTCACTTCAATGGTATTGCCTTTTGTGAACACAATCACTGAGGGTAATATCAGTTTCACCGCTTTGTTCGACTGGAAAATCCTGATTGCTCTCTTACTGCTAGGAATTCTAACAGGGCTTATAGCCGGAATTTATCCTGCTTTTATATTATCAGGTATTAAACCCATCAAAGTTTTAAAATCATCAGTGAATCTGAATCTAGGCAATGGTGACCTTCGAAAAGCGCTAGTGGTGTTCCAGTTCGTAATTTCGATAGGACTAATAAGCTCCGTTATTATTATCACTCAGCAGGTGAAATATTCCCAGAAACTGGACATGGGTTTTAGTAAAGAAAACCTTATCGCTATGCGTTTGGGAACAGAAACTGTTTCGAGAAGGTTTAAGGCAATAAAGGAAAGTTTTGAATCCATCAGTGGTATCGGGAATGTTGCGGGATCCAATTATTATCCCACTGAGTTTATTATGGGAGATATGGGTATGACGCTTCCAGGTGGTAGTCTTAAAGATCGCACGTTGGTTCACTATCACGGCGTAAGCCCAAATTACCTTGAAACTGTTAAAACCAAACTGCTGGTTGGTCGAGGATTGAACACGAACGATGGAAATCAGATATTGGTTAATCAGACAACCCTTGATGCTTTTGGAATTCCTCTTGATAAAGCGGTTGGATCCAGACTTGTAGACACTAATGGCGATGAGTCCGATTCGTACGAAATTATTGGTGTTACCGAAGATTATCGATTTGGAACTTTGAAAGATGCCATTGAGCCATTGTTACTATATAACGAAACCCAACCTGGCTGGATTATTTTACGTACAGATACTGAAGATTTTGAAACACTCCTCGCAAACCTAAAACGTTCCTGGGAAAGCATAAATCCTAACACGCCATTTATATACAATTTTGTAGATAAAGAAGTAGAGAAGTTATATGCTGAAGAAAAAAAATTGGCGACAATTTCTGTTGTATTTACCGCACTAGCAATTCTAATTAGTTGTCTTGGACTATTCGGCCTCGTTTCCTTTGTAGCTGAACAAAAGAAAAAAGAAATCGGGATCAGAAAAGTTCTTGGGGCAAATGTGAGAAATATAGTGCAACTGCTCACCAAAGATTTTATCGGTTTAGTGTTGATTGCATTTCTAATTGCTTCGCCTCTCGCCTATTTCTTAATGTCTAACTGGTTAGAAGATTTTCCAAACCGAATAAGTATAGAATGGTATGTATTCGTTATAGCTGGAACCGTGGCTTTACTATTAACGCTTCTTACGGTAGGTTCCCAGGCAATAAAAGCTGCAGTTTCCAATCCAATTAAGAATATGAGAACAGAATAG
- a CDS encoding ABC transporter permease: MFRNYFKIAWRSLKKQPFFTLINTLGLAIGMAGSLLIALYIYQEMHYNDMFADANRIYRIDMDIKFGGAEIKSGETSPPMAQTLKKDFPEVENTVRFRTLGSNLFRNIDKTTNLKELSTTYVDSSFFEMFGLELINGNRESALKDPNTLVMTRTAAENHFGSVDVVGKRLLLNNEDTYIVTGVMEDLPENSFLKDYSMFMAMAGNVASRENIWGSHNYYTYIKLSPETNLDNFQLQLDGLLDKYVLPWAQKTFPGMTKESFAASGNYIRYHTIALTDIHLYSENQLEMGEKGAIQNIYILSFIGFFLIFLACVNFMNLSTAHSLKRSKEVGIRKTLGSNRVQLIVQFLTESGIVVFSSLILAIIIAFIALPFFNDIAGRNISIPFTEPLFYVTLLSITFLLALFSGSYPAFVISRFIPVDTLKGYSVKNNNKWNIRSMLVVFQFGVAVFLIVGTLVVFQQLEFIQNKDLGFEKEQVLVINDAYAAEQNLNALKQDIINLSSVKSVTVSSFMPTPSARSNSSLFRENAMDQQYAIQMQTWNVDENYLKTLNLELIAGRNFNAQTAADSTALIINESTLATLGLNAKEALGVRVTEEVERENPEFYHIIGVIKDFHYESLREDIGALGLFLDKSSGSMAIKLKTNDLTSVLTNIENLWTERAPGQPFNYRFMDDAFEASYKEERRLSRIFIVFTGLSIFIACLGLFALAAFNAQNKTKEIGVRKVLGASVSQITIDLTTDFLKLVAIAILIAIPFGWYFMDMWLQDFSYRIQIGWEILSFSALLVITVAIITVSYQSVKAAIANPVKSLRTE; this comes from the coding sequence ATGTTCAGAAATTATTTCAAAATCGCCTGGAGAAGTCTGAAAAAGCAGCCCTTTTTCACCTTGATCAACACTTTAGGACTAGCTATAGGAATGGCGGGAAGTTTGTTAATTGCTCTCTACATCTATCAAGAGATGCATTATAACGACATGTTCGCAGATGCTAACCGTATCTATAGAATAGATATGGATATCAAATTCGGTGGGGCAGAAATTAAAAGCGGTGAAACATCTCCACCAATGGCGCAAACCTTAAAAAAAGATTTTCCTGAGGTTGAAAATACTGTCCGCTTTAGGACCCTGGGAAGTAACCTATTTAGAAATATCGATAAAACCACCAATCTTAAAGAGCTTTCTACCACTTATGTAGATTCTAGCTTTTTCGAAATGTTCGGTCTCGAACTAATAAACGGAAATAGAGAATCGGCGCTAAAAGATCCCAATACGCTGGTTATGACCAGAACGGCTGCAGAAAATCATTTTGGAAGTGTCGACGTTGTAGGTAAGAGGCTTTTATTGAATAATGAAGACACCTATATTGTGACTGGTGTAATGGAAGATCTTCCTGAAAACTCTTTCCTCAAGGATTACAGCATGTTTATGGCCATGGCGGGAAATGTTGCCTCACGGGAAAATATTTGGGGTAGCCACAACTATTATACATACATCAAACTATCGCCAGAAACCAATCTTGATAATTTTCAGCTACAGCTAGACGGTTTGCTAGATAAGTACGTCCTGCCCTGGGCTCAAAAAACGTTTCCAGGAATGACAAAGGAATCTTTCGCAGCATCCGGAAATTACATCAGGTATCATACAATAGCACTAACTGATATTCATCTTTATTCTGAAAATCAGCTTGAAATGGGCGAAAAAGGCGCGATCCAAAACATCTATATTCTATCATTTATTGGATTTTTCTTGATTTTTTTAGCATGTGTAAATTTTATGAATTTGTCCACCGCGCATTCCCTAAAAAGATCCAAAGAAGTAGGAATACGTAAAACATTAGGATCCAACAGGGTTCAGTTAATAGTGCAATTCTTAACAGAATCTGGCATTGTAGTTTTTAGCTCATTGATTCTAGCCATCATAATAGCATTTATTGCCTTACCATTTTTCAATGATATAGCTGGTAGAAATATTAGTATACCTTTTACAGAGCCTTTATTCTATGTTACACTTTTAAGCATCACATTTCTCCTCGCACTTTTTTCTGGTAGTTATCCAGCCTTTGTTATATCCCGTTTTATTCCAGTAGATACACTTAAAGGATATAGCGTAAAGAACAATAATAAATGGAATATTAGAAGCATGCTCGTTGTATTCCAGTTTGGAGTTGCTGTTTTTTTGATTGTTGGTACCCTGGTTGTTTTTCAGCAATTGGAGTTTATACAAAATAAAGATCTGGGTTTTGAGAAAGAACAGGTTTTAGTGATCAATGACGCATATGCTGCTGAACAAAACCTAAATGCGCTTAAACAGGATATAATCAATCTGAGTTCTGTTAAAAGTGTTACAGTGAGTAGTTTCATGCCAACCCCATCTGCACGATCTAACAGCTCCCTTTTCAGGGAAAATGCCATGGATCAACAGTATGCCATCCAAATGCAAACCTGGAATGTGGATGAAAATTATTTGAAAACATTAAACCTTGAGTTAATCGCCGGTCGTAATTTTAATGCTCAAACTGCAGCAGATTCTACTGCCCTTATCATTAACGAATCTACACTAGCAACATTGGGTCTAAACGCAAAGGAAGCTCTTGGTGTAAGAGTTACCGAAGAGGTTGAACGTGAAAACCCTGAATTCTACCATATCATAGGCGTAATTAAAGATTTTCATTATGAATCCCTTCGTGAAGATATAGGTGCTCTTGGACTATTCCTTGATAAATCTAGTGGATCTATGGCCATCAAATTAAAAACAAATGATCTTACCAGCGTCCTTACCAATATTGAAAACCTTTGGACAGAAAGAGCTCCTGGGCAACCTTTCAATTATCGCTTTATGGATGACGCATTTGAAGCATCCTACAAAGAGGAACGTCGTCTGAGCAGAATCTTTATAGTGTTTACAGGCTTATCAATATTTATCGCTTGTCTTGGCCTTTTTGCTCTAGCCGCATTCAACGCCCAAAATAAAACGAAAGAAATAGGAGTACGGAAAGTTTTAGGTGCCAGTGTTAGCCAAATTACTATAGACTTAACAACGGACTTTCTAAAACTTGTAGCAATTGCTATTCTTATTGCTATACCATTTGGATGGTATTTTATGGATATGTGGTTACAAGATTTTTCATACCGCATTCAGATAGGTTGGGAAATATTAAGTTTTTCAGCACTCCTGGTTATAACTGTAGCTATAATAACAGTAAGCTATCAAAGTGTTAAGGCGGCGATTGCGAATCCCGTTAAAAGCTTAAGAACAGAGTAA
- a CDS encoding ABC transporter ATP-binding protein yields MIKITNLEKYYTTEEVQTIALNKLSFEVKEGEFAAIMGPSGCGKSTLLNILGLLDDPDGGSYLFNGTEVAGFNERQRAKLRKHNIGFVFQSFNLIDELSVFENVELPLIYTGVKPAERKERVHQVLEKMQIMHRRKHFPQQLSGGQQQRVAVARAVVNNPKLILADEPTGNLDSSNGNEVMDLLTELNEAGTTIIMVTHSEHDAKFSHRIIRMLDGQKVTENVLV; encoded by the coding sequence ATGATAAAAATCACCAACCTCGAAAAATATTACACAACCGAAGAGGTACAAACCATCGCCCTTAATAAACTTTCCTTTGAAGTTAAAGAAGGAGAATTTGCTGCCATCATGGGACCTTCCGGTTGTGGAAAATCAACATTACTGAATATACTCGGATTACTAGACGATCCCGATGGAGGTAGCTACTTATTCAACGGTACGGAAGTCGCAGGCTTTAATGAGCGCCAGAGAGCCAAGCTTAGAAAGCACAATATAGGTTTCGTATTTCAAAGCTTTAATCTCATTGATGAACTTAGTGTTTTTGAGAATGTGGAGCTGCCCTTGATCTATACCGGCGTAAAGCCTGCCGAACGGAAAGAACGTGTTCATCAGGTTCTTGAAAAGATGCAAATTATGCACCGTAGAAAACATTTTCCACAACAATTATCGGGAGGACAGCAACAAAGAGTGGCAGTTGCCAGGGCTGTGGTGAACAATCCAAAACTCATACTTGCCGATGAGCCAACCGGAAACCTAGACAGTAGCAACGGAAACGAAGTAATGGACCTTTTAACCGAACTCAACGAAGCAGGAACCACCATCATCATGGTTACCCACAGTGAGCACGACGCTAAATTCAGTCATCGTATCATCAGGATGCTGGACGGGCAAAAGGTAACAGAAAATGTATTAGTCTAA